Proteins from one Listeria weihenstephanensis genomic window:
- a CDS encoding proline--tRNA ligase has product MRQTLSFIPTLKEVPADAEVKSHQLLLRAGYIRQTASGIYSYLPLAKLTLQKIETIIREELNRIDAVELLLPALQPAELWQESGRWEDYGSELMRMKDRNSRDFALGPTHEEVITSLLRDEVKSYKRLPLTMYQIQTKFRDELRPRFGLLRGREFIMKDAYSFHATEESLDATYEKMYQAYSNIFKRCGLDFRAVIADSGSIGGNETKEFIVLSDIGEDTIAYSDASDYAANVEMAPVMYMEKKSHEEEGELEKVATPDQKTIADIVSFFDIPIEKTVKSMLYVLDEDEVIMVLVRGDHEVNDIKIKNALSATTVELASNEQAIELLGSGFGSLGPIGVPEHVRIFADNDVQDIVNAVVGANEEGYHITNTQPKRDFNVHTYFDLRLIKEGDLSPDGHGVIKFAEGIEVGHIFKLGTKYSEAMNATFLDENGRSNPFIMGCYGIGVSRLLSAIAEQQADESGLVWDRNISPLDLHLIPVNMKSEEQVQFAEELYASLQEMGYSVLLDDRSERAGVKFADADLIGLPMRVTVGKKASEGIVEVKIRKTGEMIEVRKDELMNTLPILLGENA; this is encoded by the coding sequence ATGCGTCAAACATTGAGTTTTATTCCAACATTGAAAGAAGTACCTGCTGATGCAGAGGTGAAAAGTCATCAGTTATTATTGCGCGCAGGCTATATTAGACAAACTGCAAGTGGAATTTATAGTTATTTACCACTAGCAAAATTAACATTACAAAAAATCGAAACCATTATTCGTGAAGAGTTAAATCGTATTGATGCGGTGGAATTATTATTACCTGCTCTACAACCAGCGGAACTATGGCAAGAATCGGGACGTTGGGAAGATTACGGTTCGGAATTAATGCGTATGAAAGACCGCAATTCGCGCGATTTCGCACTAGGCCCTACGCACGAAGAGGTGATTACATCATTATTGCGCGACGAAGTTAAGTCTTACAAGCGTTTACCGTTAACGATGTATCAAATTCAAACGAAGTTCCGCGATGAATTACGTCCTCGCTTTGGTTTATTGCGTGGTCGTGAGTTTATCATGAAAGACGCTTATTCATTCCATGCAACAGAGGAAAGTCTAGACGCAACCTATGAAAAAATGTACCAAGCTTATTCTAATATTTTCAAGCGGTGTGGCCTTGATTTCCGTGCGGTTATTGCGGATTCTGGTTCCATCGGTGGAAATGAGACGAAAGAATTTATCGTTTTATCGGACATTGGCGAAGATACAATCGCTTATAGTGATGCTTCTGATTACGCGGCTAACGTCGAAATGGCGCCAGTAATGTACATGGAGAAGAAATCACATGAAGAAGAAGGCGAACTTGAAAAAGTAGCGACGCCTGATCAAAAAACGATTGCAGATATTGTTTCCTTTTTCGATATTCCGATTGAAAAAACGGTGAAGTCAATGCTTTACGTTTTGGACGAGGACGAAGTAATTATGGTTCTTGTTCGCGGAGATCATGAAGTCAACGATATTAAAATCAAAAACGCTTTATCGGCTACAACGGTAGAACTTGCGTCAAATGAGCAGGCGATTGAATTGTTAGGTTCTGGTTTCGGTTCGCTTGGTCCAATTGGCGTGCCAGAACATGTTCGTATTTTTGCGGATAATGATGTTCAAGATATTGTGAATGCTGTTGTTGGTGCGAATGAAGAAGGTTATCATATTACGAATACGCAACCAAAACGCGATTTCAACGTACACACATACTTCGATTTGCGTTTAATAAAAGAAGGCGATCTGTCACCAGATGGTCATGGCGTTATTAAATTTGCGGAAGGTATCGAAGTTGGTCATATTTTCAAATTAGGAACAAAATACAGTGAAGCGATGAACGCGACATTTTTAGATGAAAATGGACGTAGTAATCCGTTTATCATGGGCTGTTATGGTATCGGTGTTTCAAGACTTCTTTCTGCGATCGCTGAACAACAAGCGGATGAATCAGGTTTGGTTTGGGATCGTAATATCAGTCCACTAGACCTTCATTTGATTCCTGTTAACATGAAGAGCGAAGAACAAGTTCAGTTTGCAGAAGAACTTTATGCTTCCCTACAAGAAATGGGCTATTCGGTCCTGCTTGATGATCGTTCTGAACGTGCCGGCGTGAAATTTGCTGACGCTGATTTGATCGGATTACCTATGCGTGTTACAGTTGGTAAGAAGGCGTCAGAAGGAATTGTTGAAGTGAAAATTCGTAAAACTGGTGAAATGATAGAGGTTCGTAAAGATGAACTTATGAATACTCTACCCATCCTTTTGGGCGAAAACGCGTAG
- the frr gene encoding ribosome recycling factor, with protein MSKEVLAQAKDKMTKSEQALQHQLGSIRAGRANASLLDRVSVDYYGAPTPINQVAGVSVPEARLLMISPYDKTALGDIEKAILKADLGIMPNNDGEVIRIAIPQLTEERRKELVKEVKKEAEDAKVAIRNVRRDANDDLKKLEKSGDITEDDLRNFTEDVQKLTDASIKKLDEIAKSKEEEIMEV; from the coding sequence ATGAGTAAAGAAGTTTTAGCTCAAGCAAAAGACAAAATGACAAAATCGGAGCAAGCGCTACAACATCAATTAGGATCTATCCGCGCAGGTCGTGCGAACGCGTCTCTACTTGACCGCGTATCTGTAGATTACTACGGCGCTCCAACACCAATCAACCAAGTAGCAGGAGTGAGCGTTCCAGAAGCACGTTTACTAATGATCTCACCTTACGACAAAACAGCGCTGGGCGATATCGAAAAAGCGATTTTAAAAGCAGATCTTGGAATTATGCCAAATAACGACGGCGAAGTAATCCGTATTGCGATTCCACAATTAACAGAAGAACGTCGTAAAGAACTAGTAAAAGAAGTGAAAAAAGAAGCAGAAGACGCAAAAGTAGCCATCCGTAACGTACGTCGCGATGCAAATGATGACTTGAAGAAATTAGAGAAATCCGGCGATATTACCGAAGATGATTTGCGTAATTTCACAGAAGACGTGCAAAAACTGACCGATGCGAGTATTAAGAAATTGGATGAGATTGCGAAGAGTAAAGAAGAAGAGATCATGGAAGTATAG
- the pyrH gene encoding UMP kinase: protein MDTPEYKRVVLKLSGEALAGTEGFGINPRVVNSISQQVKEVVELGVEVAIVVGGGNIWRGKLGSEMGMDRAAADYMGMLATVMNSLSLQDSLENVGVATRVQTSIDMRQIAEPYIRRKAIRHLEKGRVVIFAAGTGNPYFSTDTTAALRAAEIEAEVILMAKNNVDGVYSADPKLDDTAVKYDELSYLDVIKDNLQVMDTTASSLSMDNDIPLVVFSFEETENNIKRVILGEKIGTIVRGRK, encoded by the coding sequence ATGGATACCCCAGAATATAAACGAGTAGTATTGAAACTTAGTGGTGAAGCTTTAGCAGGAACGGAAGGGTTTGGAATTAACCCCCGCGTTGTAAACTCCATTTCGCAACAAGTAAAAGAGGTTGTAGAGCTTGGTGTGGAGGTCGCTATCGTTGTCGGTGGTGGCAATATTTGGCGAGGTAAGCTTGGCAGTGAGATGGGAATGGACCGGGCTGCGGCAGATTATATGGGAATGCTTGCAACAGTTATGAACTCCTTGTCCTTACAAGATTCACTAGAGAACGTTGGTGTAGCTACACGTGTTCAAACTTCCATTGATATGCGTCAGATAGCTGAACCGTATATTCGACGTAAAGCGATTCGTCACTTGGAAAAAGGTCGCGTTGTTATTTTTGCAGCGGGAACTGGGAATCCTTATTTCTCAACTGATACAACGGCAGCATTACGTGCAGCTGAAATCGAGGCAGAAGTTATTTTGATGGCTAAAAATAATGTCGATGGCGTTTACAGTGCCGATCCAAAATTGGATGACACAGCCGTAAAATATGATGAACTTTCTTATCTTGATGTGATTAAAGACAATTTACAGGTTATGGATACGACGGCATCATCTTTAAGCATGGACAACGATATTCCATTAGTCGTCTTCTCGTTTGAAGAAACAGAAAACAATATCAAACGCGTTATCCTAGGCGAAAAAATTGGAACAATAGTAAGAGGGAGGAAATAA
- the rseP gene encoding RIP metalloprotease RseP — translation MTTIIAFIFVFGLIVFFHELGHFLFAKRSGILVRDFSIGFGPKIFAYRKKETQYTLRLLPIGGYVRMAGEDGEVVELKPGYRVGLILNDDEVVTKIIINGKDQYQDVQPLEVSGSDLERELFIEGYEEYDEDKIVRYQVASDAVVVDGKLETIIAPYDRVFQSKSLGKRAMTIFAGPLFNFILAIIIFTILAFVSGSVPSNDPEIGQVMDNGAAQEAGLKQGDEVISINGKAMDSWQDIFSTVEKNPNKELDFKVDRDGKTQDIEVTPKAEKAQDGTSVGKIGVAQPGSDSFVTKITYGFTQTWFWVTQIGHVLGQMVTGDFSLNMLNGPVGIYTSTQEVVSYGFLTLLNWTAVLSINLGIVNLLPLPALDGGRLLFFLYELIRGKPLDPKKEGMVHFVGFALLMILMLLVTWNDIQRAFF, via the coding sequence ATGACAACCATTATTGCGTTTATATTTGTTTTTGGCCTAATCGTTTTCTTTCATGAACTCGGACATTTCTTGTTTGCAAAAAGATCTGGGATTCTAGTTCGCGATTTTTCGATTGGTTTTGGTCCAAAAATATTTGCTTACCGCAAGAAAGAAACACAGTATACTTTAAGGCTTCTCCCCATCGGCGGTTATGTGCGCATGGCGGGTGAGGATGGTGAAGTCGTTGAGCTGAAACCAGGTTACCGCGTCGGCTTGATTTTAAATGACGATGAAGTGGTCACCAAAATTATTATTAATGGAAAAGATCAATATCAAGATGTGCAACCACTTGAAGTTTCTGGAAGCGATCTTGAAAGAGAACTTTTCATCGAAGGTTATGAAGAATACGACGAGGACAAAATCGTTCGCTATCAAGTAGCGAGTGACGCAGTAGTTGTCGATGGTAAACTAGAAACAATTATCGCACCATATGATCGTGTTTTCCAATCTAAATCACTTGGTAAACGTGCGATGACCATTTTTGCAGGACCGTTATTCAACTTTATTTTAGCTATTATTATCTTTACAATTCTTGCTTTTGTATCGGGAAGTGTCCCGTCAAATGATCCAGAAATTGGGCAAGTAATGGATAATGGTGCAGCGCAAGAAGCTGGTTTGAAACAAGGTGATGAAGTTATTTCCATCAATGGCAAGGCGATGGATTCATGGCAGGACATTTTTTCTACAGTAGAGAAAAATCCGAATAAAGAGTTGGATTTTAAAGTAGATCGTGATGGGAAAACACAAGATATCGAAGTGACGCCAAAAGCGGAAAAAGCGCAAGATGGCACGAGCGTTGGTAAAATTGGAGTTGCTCAACCAGGGTCGGATTCCTTCGTAACGAAAATCACATACGGCTTTACGCAGACTTGGTTCTGGGTAACGCAAATCGGTCATGTCCTCGGACAAATGGTAACAGGTGACTTCTCGCTGAACATGTTAAATGGCCCAGTTGGTATTTACACGTCGACACAAGAAGTTGTGAGTTATGGATTTTTAACATTGCTTAACTGGACTGCGGTTCTGAGCATCAACTTGGGGATCGTCAATTTATTACCACTACCAGCACTTGACGGTGGACGTTTGCTATTCTTCTTGTATGAACTAATTAGAGGAAAACCACTCGACCCGAAAAAAGAAGGTATGGTGCATTTCGTCGGTTTCGCTTTACTGATGATCTTAATGTTGCTCGTGACATGGAACGATATTCAGCGAGCGTTTTTCTAG
- a CDS encoding 1-deoxy-D-xylulose-5-phosphate reductoisomerase: MRKINLLGATGSVGSQTLEIVKEHPELFQVVALSFGRNMKLGMGIIRAFKPEIVSVEHRRDYEKLKLEFPDIKIYYGAMGLQEVATYSHGDILINAVMGSVGLQPTLDAIAAGKEIAIANKETLVTAGHLVMRAAKEKGVKIVPVDSEHSAIYQCLQGENPANIDKLIVTASGGSFRDKTREQLKNVTVAEALAHPNWSMGNKITIDSATMFNKGLEVIEAHWLFDLDYDAIDVVIHRESVIHSMVAFKDGSHIAQLGLPDMRVPIQYALTHPERASISFNKPFDITEFGTLHFDKMDFHRFPALKLAYTAGKIGGTMPSVLNAANEIAVAGFLNGQVAFQDIEALVENAMNRHEAIPNPDLETIFQVDQETRAYVKTLL, encoded by the coding sequence ATGAGGAAAATTAATTTACTAGGCGCGACGGGATCAGTCGGGAGCCAAACACTTGAAATTGTAAAAGAACATCCAGAGCTTTTCCAGGTCGTAGCGCTTTCGTTTGGAAGAAATATGAAGCTTGGAATGGGAATTATCCGGGCGTTTAAACCAGAAATCGTATCGGTGGAACATCGCCGAGATTACGAAAAACTGAAGTTAGAATTTCCTGACATCAAGATTTATTATGGCGCGATGGGCTTACAGGAAGTTGCAACGTACAGTCATGGCGATATTTTAATTAATGCGGTGATGGGAAGTGTGGGCTTGCAACCAACGCTTGACGCGATCGCAGCGGGTAAAGAAATCGCGATTGCGAATAAAGAAACGCTCGTAACCGCGGGACATTTAGTCATGCGTGCGGCAAAAGAAAAAGGCGTCAAGATCGTACCCGTAGATAGCGAACATTCGGCTATTTATCAGTGTTTACAAGGTGAGAACCCGGCGAATATTGATAAATTGATCGTGACGGCATCGGGTGGTAGTTTCCGCGACAAGACGCGTGAACAATTGAAAAATGTGACCGTCGCAGAAGCTTTGGCGCATCCAAACTGGTCGATGGGAAACAAAATTACGATTGATTCAGCGACGATGTTTAACAAAGGTTTGGAAGTCATTGAAGCACATTGGCTTTTTGATTTAGATTATGATGCGATTGATGTGGTTATTCATCGTGAAAGTGTGATTCATTCGATGGTCGCTTTTAAAGATGGAAGTCATATTGCGCAACTTGGCTTGCCGGATATGCGTGTCCCGATTCAATACGCGCTAACGCACCCGGAAAGAGCGAGTATTTCGTTCAACAAACCGTTTGATATTACGGAATTCGGCACGCTTCATTTTGATAAAATGGATTTTCATCGTTTCCCAGCATTGAAATTAGCGTACACTGCTGGTAAAATAGGTGGAACGATGCCTTCTGTTTTAAACGCAGCAAATGAGATTGCTGTTGCCGGCTTCTTAAATGGGCAGGTAGCATTTCAAGACATCGAGGCGCTCGTTGAAAATGCGATGAACCGCCATGAGGCAATACCCAACCCTGATTTGGAGACTATTTTCCAAGTAGATCAGGAAACACGTGCTTACGTGAAGACACTTTTATAG
- a CDS encoding glycerophosphoryl diester phosphodiesterase membrane domain-containing protein, giving the protein MNAIKIFQTLKTSFFYTRFNSWYYIKFVFILQAIILLLALPFLALFFQVMTTSLGYDSITDQNILEFLRNPLGLIFALLFGLFALFFIYLELSVLILVAYYHQQQIPFTIRMILRKIMRQSKYLLSFQFVFFLLYFVLIVPIAGMGLHSELTDGIYIPNFIVNELLKSTSGSILYFSFIAVVIYINIRLLFSLAIFLTGDHTIFQAIKRSWVTTRWQTWRIVANFLLFSLIGAILLFITAFIFLFPTILTEQLWAPAAPVVAGISLTLSQIFFVVAFTITPIFIAHAVIFMFLTRENKVVAKTETRGAKRKHRKSFYVVITLGIAALVTINGVYLNEVTYSDNTQIIAHRGLKSTGVENSLEALHGAAKIGVDFVEMDILETKDHQFVVFHDTNLRRLAGINRNVADMTLAELEKVTIRQDGFTSTIPSLETYIDHAKKWNVNLNIEIKTHGGESKGFIANFEKIVKDHGVESSYIYQTLDRPIVETIKKNYPAMRIGFIVPLNFGNLVNINADFIVIEEFSYSASMQEQAHARNMDLLVWTITTPEAARKYMLAGVDGIITEIPAETMKVQSDLREDQAVSTKLSDAIDLFTGN; this is encoded by the coding sequence ATGAACGCCATCAAAATATTCCAAACATTAAAGACTTCTTTCTTTTATACCCGTTTTAATTCGTGGTACTACATAAAGTTCGTCTTTATTTTACAAGCTATCATACTTTTACTCGCACTTCCATTTCTAGCGTTATTTTTTCAAGTCATGACGACATCGCTTGGATATGACAGCATCACCGATCAAAATATACTTGAATTTTTGCGCAATCCGCTTGGCCTTATATTTGCTCTCCTATTTGGGTTATTCGCGCTCTTTTTTATCTATCTTGAATTATCTGTATTAATTCTTGTTGCTTACTATCATCAACAACAAATACCATTCACGATCCGAATGATTCTTCGCAAAATTATGCGACAATCGAAATATTTATTATCTTTCCAATTTGTTTTCTTTCTATTATATTTCGTTCTCATTGTACCGATTGCTGGCATGGGACTTCATTCCGAATTGACGGATGGGATTTATATTCCAAATTTCATCGTGAACGAATTACTTAAATCCACATCTGGCTCGATTCTTTACTTTAGTTTTATCGCCGTTGTGATCTATATTAATATTCGTTTACTCTTCTCGCTCGCCATCTTCCTTACTGGCGATCATACCATTTTTCAAGCGATTAAGCGCAGTTGGGTGACGACGCGTTGGCAAACTTGGCGCATTGTGGCGAATTTCTTATTATTCTCTCTTATTGGCGCAATTTTGCTATTCATCACGGCTTTCATTTTCCTATTTCCGACGATTCTAACAGAGCAATTATGGGCCCCGGCCGCTCCAGTTGTAGCTGGGATATCCTTGACGTTAAGCCAGATTTTCTTTGTTGTTGCCTTTACGATTACGCCAATTTTTATTGCTCATGCTGTCATTTTTATGTTTTTAACACGGGAAAATAAAGTCGTGGCCAAAACGGAAACGAGAGGCGCTAAGCGGAAACATCGCAAGTCATTTTATGTCGTTATTACGCTTGGAATCGCAGCGCTCGTAACGATTAACGGTGTCTATTTAAACGAAGTCACATATAGCGATAACACGCAGATCATCGCCCATCGCGGATTAAAAAGTACCGGTGTGGAAAATTCACTTGAAGCGCTCCACGGTGCTGCGAAAATCGGCGTTGATTTTGTGGAAATGGATATACTTGAAACAAAAGATCACCAATTCGTCGTGTTTCATGATACGAACTTAAGAAGGCTAGCTGGGATTAATCGAAATGTTGCTGATATGACGCTTGCGGAACTTGAAAAAGTAACGATTAGGCAAGATGGCTTCACGTCGACTATCCCCTCCCTTGAAACGTACATCGATCATGCGAAAAAATGGAACGTGAACCTAAATATCGAAATCAAGACACATGGTGGTGAATCCAAAGGTTTCATCGCTAATTTCGAGAAGATCGTGAAAGATCATGGCGTTGAATCCAGTTATATTTATCAGACGCTTGACCGACCTATCGTCGAGACCATTAAGAAAAATTATCCTGCGATGCGTATCGGCTTCATTGTACCGCTTAATTTTGGAAATCTCGTTAATATCAACGCCGATTTTATCGTCATCGAGGAGTTCTCTTATAGCGCAAGTATGCAAGAACAAGCGCATGCGCGTAATATGGATCTGCTCGTTTGGACGATTACGACACCAGAAGCCGCGCGGAAATATATGCTTGCTGGTGTTGACGGAATTATCACGGAGATACCAGCAGAAACGATGAAAGTGCAAAGCGACCTGCGTGAGGATCAAGCTGTTAGTACGAAATTATCTGATGCTATTGATTTATTTACTGGTAATTAA
- a CDS encoding phosphatidate cytidylyltransferase, translated as MKTRIITAIVALAVFLPFVIYGKLPFELFSMLLAAIALYEILVMTKQSLFSVNGVITLVLTLTIAAPSRFLEWLGEYDITQMEIIFVCMALLLSYTVFSKNRYHFDQVGIGILAAFYTGLGFHYLAETRNAGLEYVIFALLIVWITDTMAYFVGRSLGKHKLAPNVSPNKTVEGFVGGIVFAVLIAGGYYLYMGLDGNPIVIGILIVVLSIFGQLGDLVESALKRYYGVKDSGKLLPGHGGVLDRFDNLLFVLPLLLPLLHILQIL; from the coding sequence GTGAAAACAAGAATTATTACGGCAATCGTAGCATTAGCGGTGTTCCTACCGTTTGTGATTTACGGAAAATTGCCATTCGAACTGTTCAGCATGTTGTTAGCAGCGATCGCATTATATGAAATATTGGTGATGACGAAGCAGAGTTTATTTTCAGTGAACGGCGTCATTACACTTGTTTTGACACTTACGATTGCGGCACCGAGCCGTTTTTTAGAGTGGCTAGGGGAATACGATATTACGCAAATGGAAATTATTTTTGTGTGTATGGCACTATTGCTTTCCTATACGGTATTTTCGAAAAATAGATACCATTTCGATCAAGTGGGAATCGGTATTTTAGCGGCTTTTTATACGGGACTTGGGTTCCATTACTTGGCTGAAACGCGAAATGCGGGATTGGAATACGTTATTTTCGCGCTTTTGATTGTGTGGATAACGGATACGATGGCCTATTTTGTAGGACGCTCACTTGGGAAACATAAACTAGCGCCAAATGTGAGTCCGAATAAGACGGTGGAAGGTTTTGTTGGGGGTATCGTGTTTGCTGTTTTAATCGCTGGAGGCTACTATCTGTACATGGGTCTTGATGGAAATCCAATTGTGATTGGCATTCTTATTGTGGTGCTTTCTATTTTTGGACAGTTGGGAGATTTAGTGGAATCAGCGTTGAAACGTTATTATGGCGTGAAAGATTCAGGGAAATTACTGCCTGGACATGGCGGGGTATTAGATCGGTTTGATAATTTATTATTTGTATTGCCGCTCCTGTTACCTTTGCTACATATACTTCAAATTTTATAA
- a CDS encoding isoprenyl transferase, translating into MFKKIFRQDENMINSEISAELPLPSHVAIIMDGNGRWAKKRFLPRVAGHREGMQVVKRMTRYASGVGIDVLTLYAFSTENWKRPNDEVDFLMKLPGEFFDTFIPELMEENVRVNVMGYKEELPSHTLDAVERAIEATKGNTGLVLNFALNYGSRAEIVTATQAAMRELLEEGLTADDFTEERLAKHLMSAGLSDPDLLIRTSGELRLSNFMLWQLAYSEFYFTETHWPDFSESDFKQAIVEYQNRSRRFGGL; encoded by the coding sequence ATGTTTAAGAAAATATTTCGTCAAGACGAGAATATGATAAATAGTGAAATTTCAGCGGAACTTCCTTTGCCAAGCCACGTTGCGATTATTATGGATGGTAACGGTAGATGGGCGAAGAAGCGTTTCTTACCTCGCGTTGCTGGGCATCGTGAAGGTATGCAAGTGGTGAAGCGGATGACGCGTTATGCGAGTGGTGTCGGAATTGATGTCTTGACCCTCTATGCTTTTTCTACTGAAAACTGGAAGCGACCGAATGATGAAGTCGATTTTTTAATGAAGCTACCCGGTGAATTTTTCGATACGTTTATTCCTGAATTGATGGAAGAGAATGTGCGGGTAAATGTGATGGGGTATAAGGAAGAACTGCCGAGTCACACGCTAGATGCAGTGGAACGCGCTATCGAAGCGACAAAAGGGAATACTGGATTGGTTCTCAATTTTGCGCTTAATTATGGATCGCGTGCAGAAATTGTAACGGCGACGCAAGCGGCAATGCGCGAGTTACTCGAAGAAGGTTTAACGGCAGACGATTTTACGGAAGAAAGGTTAGCGAAGCATCTAATGAGCGCTGGTTTATCTGATCCTGATCTGCTGATTCGTACGAGTGGCGAACTAAGATTGAGTAATTTTATGTTATGGCAACTTGCGTACAGCGAGTTTTATTTTACGGAGACGCATTGGCCTGATTTTTCGGAAAGTGATTTCAAACAGGCGATTGTGGAGTATCAGAATCGCTCGAGACGTTTCGGGGGTCTATAG